From Lysobacter auxotrophicus, the proteins below share one genomic window:
- a CDS encoding alpha/beta fold hydrolase encodes MRTTLLLPLLLAGTLLAPDAIAAGGSSTAETHTVQVGADRIAYRKLGSGAPIVLVNRFRGTLDTWDPKFVDALAKQRTVILFELPGVGYSQGTQPETMEQGVASLDGFADALGLKRFDLLGWSWGGLLAQAYLIDRPARVDRVVLLATNPPGKNDIPLQPAFLEHALKPVNDLADEEVLFFEPDSALSRDRARESRERIRERPDVDARIPSQPAQFERYFKAAGAFHEDAGGRREKLTKVELPILVVAGDHDTSTAGQNWFPLIGKMRDATFVFYSRTGHAPHHQYPDDVAELVTQFLQRPR; translated from the coding sequence ATGCGTACGACTTTGCTTCTCCCGCTGCTGCTCGCCGGCACGTTGCTGGCCCCCGACGCCATCGCCGCCGGCGGCTCGTCGACGGCGGAAACGCACACCGTGCAGGTGGGCGCCGATCGCATCGCCTACCGCAAGCTCGGCAGCGGCGCGCCGATCGTGCTGGTGAACCGCTTCCGCGGCACGCTCGACACCTGGGATCCGAAGTTCGTGGATGCACTGGCGAAACAGCGGACGGTCATCCTGTTCGAACTGCCCGGCGTCGGGTATTCGCAGGGCACGCAGCCCGAGACGATGGAACAGGGCGTCGCCTCACTCGACGGCTTCGCCGACGCGCTGGGGCTGAAGAGGTTCGATCTGCTCGGCTGGTCGTGGGGCGGTTTGCTCGCGCAGGCGTATCTGATCGACCGGCCCGCACGCGTGGACCGCGTCGTACTGCTGGCGACGAACCCCCCGGGGAAGAACGACATCCCGTTGCAGCCGGCGTTCCTGGAGCACGCGCTCAAGCCCGTCAATGATCTTGCCGACGAGGAAGTCCTGTTCTTCGAACCCGACTCCGCGCTCAGCCGCGACCGCGCGCGCGAATCGCGCGAGCGCATCCGCGAGCGGCCCGACGTGGATGCCCGCATTCCCTCGCAGCCGGCGCAGTTTGAGCGCTATTTCAAGGCCGCCGGCGCCTTCCACGAAGACGCCGGCGGACGCAGGGAAAAGCTGACGAAGGTCGAGCTGCCGATCCTGGTCGTCGCCGGCGACCACGACACCAGCACGGCGGGCCAGAACTGGTTTCCGCTGATCGGCAAGATGCGCGACGCCACGTTCGTCTTCTACTCCCGCACCGGGCATGCGCCGCACCATCAGTATCCCGACGATGTCGCCGAACTGGTGACGCAATTCCTGCAGCGACCGCGGTAG
- a CDS encoding alpha/beta fold hydrolase, producing MPNDPRANPIDEGRRAVLIGGTALAAASLLPLVGCSSSEPPPPTQAAATPTPTDAGIAKAMSTFTTKDGVEIYYKDWGTGPAVVFSHGWPLNADSWESQMFHLASNGFRCIAHDRRGHGRSSQPWDGNDMDHYADDLAQLLDKLDVKDAMLVGFSTGGGEVARYIGRHGTKRVKKAALVSAVPPLMVKTDANPGGLPLSVFDGIRQGLLANRSQLFLDIPSGPFFGYNRPGAKPSAGVINAWWMQGMLGGHKNTYDSIKAFSETDFTEDLKRFDVPTLIIHGDDDQIVPIDAAARASAKLVRNSTLIVYEGAPHGITDTHKDRLNADLLTFAKA from the coding sequence ATGCCCAACGACCCACGCGCCAACCCCATCGACGAAGGCCGCCGCGCCGTGCTGATCGGCGGCACCGCGCTGGCCGCCGCTTCGCTGCTCCCCCTCGTCGGCTGCTCGTCCTCCGAGCCGCCGCCGCCGACGCAGGCAGCCGCCACCCCCACCCCCACCGATGCAGGAATCGCAAAAGCCATGAGCACCTTCACCACCAAAGACGGCGTCGAGATCTACTACAAGGACTGGGGTACCGGCCCGGCGGTCGTCTTCAGCCACGGCTGGCCGCTGAACGCCGACAGCTGGGAATCGCAGATGTTCCATCTCGCGTCCAACGGCTTTCGCTGCATCGCGCACGATCGCCGCGGGCACGGGCGCTCCAGCCAGCCCTGGGACGGCAACGACATGGACCACTACGCCGACGACCTGGCGCAGCTGCTCGACAAGCTCGACGTGAAGGACGCAATGCTGGTGGGCTTCTCCACCGGCGGCGGCGAGGTCGCGCGCTACATCGGCCGCCACGGCACCAAACGCGTCAAGAAGGCCGCGCTGGTGTCGGCCGTGCCGCCGCTGATGGTGAAGACCGACGCCAACCCCGGCGGCCTGCCGCTGTCGGTGTTCGACGGCATCCGCCAGGGGCTGCTGGCCAATCGCTCGCAGCTGTTCCTCGACATCCCGTCGGGCCCATTCTTCGGGTACAACCGCCCCGGCGCGAAGCCGTCGGCGGGCGTGATCAACGCCTGGTGGATGCAGGGCATGCTCGGCGGGCACAAGAACACCTACGACAGCATCAAGGCGTTCTCCGAGACGGACTTCACCGAAGACCTCAAGCGCTTCGACGTGCCCACGCTGATCATCCACGGCGACGACGACCAGATCGTGCCGATCGACGCCGCCGCGCGCGCCTCGGCCAAGCTGGTCAGGAACAGCACGCTGATCGTCTACGAAGGTGCGCCGCACGGCATCACCGACACGCACAAGGACCGCCTCAACGCGGACCTGTTGACCTTCGCGAAGGCCTGA
- a CDS encoding hydrolase: MPKASPGPSSTLLTPTDHTLVMIDHQSQMAFAVRSIDVGSLRTNAALLSRAAVGFGVATIVTTVAEKSFSGPLFPEIGDTFAQASIYDRTTMNAWEDGPVVQRINELGKDRLVFAGLWTSVCIVGPVLSAIEQGFTAYVVTDACGDVSDEAHERAVTRMVQAGAVPMTALQYMLELQRDWARGETYGLTTGIARELAGGYGIGIQYAKAMFGAQEGGH; the protein is encoded by the coding sequence ATGCCCAAGGCTTCCCCCGGTCCGAGTTCGACCCTGCTCACCCCGACAGACCACACGCTGGTCATGATCGACCACCAATCGCAGATGGCGTTCGCGGTGCGCTCGATCGATGTCGGATCGCTGCGCACGAACGCCGCGTTGCTATCGCGCGCCGCGGTCGGCTTCGGCGTCGCGACCATCGTCACCACCGTAGCCGAGAAGAGCTTCTCGGGGCCGTTGTTCCCGGAGATCGGCGATACGTTCGCGCAGGCCTCCATCTACGACCGCACCACGATGAACGCCTGGGAAGACGGCCCCGTCGTCCAGCGCATCAACGAACTCGGCAAGGACCGCCTCGTGTTCGCCGGACTGTGGACGAGCGTGTGCATCGTCGGTCCGGTGCTGTCGGCGATCGAACAGGGCTTCACGGCGTACGTCGTCACCGACGCCTGCGGCGATGTGTCCGACGAGGCGCACGAGCGTGCCGTCACGCGCATGGTGCAGGCCGGCGCGGTGCCGATGACCGCCCTGCAATACATGCTCGAACTGCAGCGCGACTGGGCGCGCGGCGAAACCTATGGGCTGACGACCGGCATCGCGCGCGAACTCGCGGGCGGCTACGGCATCGGCATCCAGTACGCGAAGGCCATGTTCGGCGCGCAGGAAGGCGGGCACTGA
- a CDS encoding XapX domain-containing protein — translation MKPYLLSLGAGLLVGIVYALLNVRSPAPPVIALVGLLGILLGEQIPPLVRHYLHRDAQVTAWMDEQVKPHMFSQLPQCQRQRAAQDDPDARS, via the coding sequence ATGAAGCCGTATCTGCTCTCGCTCGGTGCCGGCCTGCTCGTCGGCATCGTGTACGCGTTGCTCAACGTCCGGTCACCCGCGCCGCCGGTGATCGCGCTGGTGGGCCTGCTCGGCATCCTGCTGGGCGAACAGATCCCGCCGCTGGTCCGGCACTACCTGCACCGCGACGCGCAGGTGACCGCGTGGATGGACGAGCAGGTCAAGCCGCACATGTTCTCGCAGTTGCCGCAGTGCCAACGCCAGCGCGCCGCACAGGACGATCCGGACGCGCGCTCATGA
- a CDS encoding amidohydrolase, with amino-acid sequence MPDLILHGARITTLDPSRPRACAVAIRDGRFLRVGDDREVLALAGPSTKVIDLRGRVVLPGLCDNHTHVIRGGLNYNMELRWDGVRSLADAMAMLQRQVAITPSPQWVRVVGGFSDQQFAEKRLPTLEELNAVAPDTPVFILHLYDRALLNAAALRAVGYTRDTPQPPGGEIARDANGNPTGLLLARPNASILYATLAKGPKLPFDYQLNSTRHFMRELNRLGVTSVIDAGGGFQNYPDDYEVVRRLAAEGQLTVRLAYNLFTQKPREEKEDFLNWTRTSTYRQGDDYFRHNGAGEMLVFSAADFEDFRQPRPDMPANMEEDLEGVVRILAQNRWPWRMHATYDETISRALDVFEKVHREIPLDGLHWFFDHAETISDRSIDRVAALGGGIAVQHRMAYQGEHFVARYGKAAAEATPPVAKILASGARVSAGTDATRVASYNPWVCLSWLVTGRTVGGLSLYPAENRLDRESALRMWTERVAWFSNEEGRKGRIAEGQLADLVVPDRDYFACAEEDIVDTSSVLTVVGGRIVYAADEFAPHDPPMPPAMPDWSPVRTFGRDAKSAVAAVPDTPVQAAGCGCALACNVHGHQHAKAWGANVPAGDLKGFWGALGCACWAV; translated from the coding sequence ATGCCCGACCTGATCCTGCACGGCGCCCGCATCACCACGCTGGACCCCTCGCGCCCGCGCGCTTGCGCCGTGGCGATCCGCGACGGCCGCTTCCTGCGCGTCGGCGACGACCGCGAGGTGCTCGCACTGGCCGGGCCTTCGACCAAGGTCATCGACCTGCGCGGGCGCGTCGTGCTTCCGGGCCTGTGCGACAACCACACGCACGTGATCCGCGGCGGCCTGAACTACAACATGGAGCTGCGCTGGGATGGCGTGCGCAGCCTCGCCGACGCGATGGCGATGCTGCAACGCCAGGTGGCGATCACGCCGTCGCCGCAGTGGGTGCGCGTGGTGGGCGGTTTCAGCGACCAGCAGTTCGCCGAGAAACGCCTGCCCACGCTGGAGGAACTCAACGCCGTCGCGCCCGACACGCCGGTGTTCATCCTGCATCTTTACGATCGTGCGCTGCTCAACGCCGCGGCGCTGCGCGCGGTGGGGTATACGCGCGACACGCCACAGCCGCCCGGCGGCGAGATCGCGCGCGATGCCAACGGCAACCCGACCGGGCTGCTGCTCGCGCGACCCAACGCCAGCATCCTGTACGCGACGCTCGCCAAGGGGCCGAAGCTGCCGTTCGACTACCAGCTCAACTCCACGCGCCATTTCATGCGCGAACTCAACCGGCTCGGCGTCACCAGCGTCATCGACGCCGGCGGCGGCTTCCAGAACTATCCGGACGACTACGAGGTGGTCCGCCGCCTGGCCGCCGAAGGCCAGCTCACCGTGCGGCTCGCGTACAACCTGTTCACGCAGAAGCCGCGGGAGGAAAAAGAGGATTTCCTCAACTGGACGCGCACGTCGACGTACCGGCAGGGCGACGACTACTTCCGCCACAACGGGGCCGGCGAGATGCTGGTGTTCTCCGCCGCCGACTTCGAGGACTTCCGCCAGCCGCGCCCGGACATGCCGGCGAACATGGAGGAGGACCTGGAAGGCGTCGTGCGCATCCTCGCGCAGAACCGCTGGCCGTGGCGCATGCATGCCACGTACGACGAGACGATCAGCCGCGCGCTCGACGTGTTCGAGAAGGTGCATCGCGAGATCCCGCTCGACGGCTTGCACTGGTTCTTCGACCACGCCGAAACCATTTCCGACCGCTCGATCGATCGCGTCGCCGCGCTGGGCGGAGGCATCGCCGTGCAGCACCGCATGGCCTACCAGGGCGAGCACTTCGTCGCGCGTTACGGCAAGGCCGCCGCCGAGGCGACACCGCCCGTCGCCAAGATCCTCGCTTCCGGCGCGCGGGTGTCGGCGGGCACGGACGCCACGCGCGTCGCGTCGTACAACCCGTGGGTCTGCCTGTCGTGGCTGGTGACCGGGCGCACCGTCGGCGGCCTGTCGCTGTATCCGGCGGAGAACCGCCTGGATCGCGAGTCGGCGCTGCGCATGTGGACCGAACGCGTCGCGTGGTTCTCGAACGAGGAAGGGCGCAAGGGGCGGATCGCCGAAGGCCAGCTGGCCGACCTCGTGGTGCCCGATCGCGACTACTTCGCCTGCGCGGAGGAGGACATCGTGGATACCAGTTCGGTGTTGACCGTCGTGGGCGGTCGCATCGTGTACGCCGCCGATGAATTCGCGCCGCACGATCCGCCGATGCCTCCCGCCATGCCGGACTGGTCGCCCGTGCGTACGTTCGGTCGTGACGCGAAGTCGGCCGTCGCCGCGGTGCCCGACACGCCCGTGCAGGCAGCCGGCTGCGGATGCGCCCTTGCGTGCAACGTCCACGGGCACCAGCATGCGAAGGCGTGGGGCGCCAATGTTCCGGCCGGGGACCTCAAGGGATTCTGGGGCGCGCTCGGCTGCGCATGCTGGGCCGTCTAG
- a CDS encoding response regulator, whose product MPIRVLTIDDHPVLREGIAAMLSNEADIDVVGGASTAEAGLEAFRRLLPDVTLMDLQMPGMGGLAGVRTLRGEYTSARVVILTTFRGDANARDSMAAGAAGYLLKSALRDELLDCIRKVHAGGRYVSPEVCADVATYLGNELLTPRELRILQLLFEGKENKRIATDLGISIETVKSHVSRIFEKLGCHNRTEAIRIGIRRGILGQMAQ is encoded by the coding sequence ATGCCGATCCGCGTGCTGACCATCGACGACCACCCCGTGCTGCGCGAAGGCATCGCGGCGATGCTGTCGAACGAGGCGGACATCGACGTGGTGGGCGGCGCGTCCACCGCAGAAGCGGGGCTGGAGGCGTTCCGCCGCCTGCTTCCCGACGTCACCCTGATGGACCTGCAGATGCCCGGCATGGGCGGCCTCGCAGGCGTGCGCACGTTGCGGGGCGAATACACGTCGGCGCGCGTGGTCATCCTGACGACGTTCCGCGGCGATGCGAACGCGCGCGATTCGATGGCGGCCGGCGCGGCGGGCTACCTGCTCAAGAGCGCGCTGCGCGACGAGCTGCTCGACTGCATCCGCAAGGTGCATGCGGGCGGACGCTACGTCTCGCCGGAAGTCTGCGCCGACGTCGCGACCTACCTGGGCAACGAGCTGCTGACCCCGCGCGAACTGCGCATCCTCCAGCTGCTGTTCGAGGGCAAGGAGAACAAGCGGATCGCGACCGACCTGGGCATCTCCATCGAGACGGTCAAGTCGCACGTGTCGCGCATCTTCGAAAAGCTCGGCTGCCACAACCGCACCGAGGCGATCCGCATCGGCATCCGGCGCGGCATCCTGGGGCAGATGGCGCAGTAA
- a CDS encoding DoxX family protein: MTTPYTLASDRRTATQGASAAAAALCARLLLSAVFLISGISKFSNAEGTLGYIASAGLPFPEFSFGVAVLVEILGAILLIVGYQTRLVAILLAIFSLVTALAFHYQIDDQNQFIHFLKNLAIAGGLLQVAAFGPGSLSVDGRR; the protein is encoded by the coding sequence ATGACGACTCCGTACACCCTCGCATCCGACCGCCGCACGGCAACGCAGGGCGCCTCGGCCGCAGCCGCCGCGCTCTGCGCCCGCCTGCTGCTCAGCGCGGTGTTCCTGATTTCCGGGATCTCCAAGTTCTCCAACGCCGAAGGCACGCTGGGGTACATCGCCTCGGCCGGCTTGCCGTTCCCGGAGTTCTCGTTCGGCGTGGCGGTGCTGGTCGAGATCCTGGGCGCGATCCTGCTGATCGTTGGTTACCAGACCCGGCTCGTCGCAATCCTGCTCGCCATCTTTTCGCTGGTGACGGCGCTGGCCTTCCATTACCAGATCGACGACCAGAACCAGTTCATCCACTTCCTGAAGAACCTCGCCATCGCCGGCGGATTGTTGCAGGTGGCCGCGTTCGGCCCGGGCAGCCTGAGCGTGGACGGCAGGCGCTGA
- a CDS encoding sensor histidine kinase, with translation MRLDEFKHSRWTAEDGVPLGIYALAQTPDGFLWTGSDSGLHRFDGVRFEMVPAPANGARVGDPVSALMAARNGELWIGYQSGRIAVLRDGKLIDRSTPASDRWVHYFMEDQRGAVWTVIGNTNHPLMRYSAGRWETIGESWGLERPFAWGIAESRDGRIWVSDRARMLVLEPGERRFRDSGIARAKDEDEVLATDRSGQVWESGPFGTRRLPALPLAVRDTAPYPAIAPPPDDSLRYYLFDRHDAIWAVTWSAGLMRIARPHDLYRGKQPVHEFFSAKDGLTSDRALSVLEDREGNIWVGTSAGLDRFTPANIRSTAGVAPYSSYGYILMAARDGTVYAADSDSLYSISPQGTTTRLLTDLRNPQAICEDATGTIWFATSDAFYRGTGGRFDGIPVDKRRNFLDCAATPDGRLWFNRARGGLTRYENGEWIESLPDGPDGPLKVTTLISHGDGLLAHVRSQGLVYMDLPDTKVLWKKDDIPGKEITLLRPVGDDVLVGTTGGMARLRNGAITLLQRNDPWLQGVVGMADDRQGHTWLLSRAGIARVSRDALLRSFDEPGTALPAQRFDFDDGLRAPAVTAYSKNSAAEGGDGVLRFLTTDAIVQVQPDRLVRNGLPPPVRITGLAFGSQRLPDPVSATLPAGASRIEIDYTALSLTIPSRVRFRYQLAGVDEDWIDAGNRRQAFYTNLAPGDYTFRVVAANNDGVWNPQGASVDFTVPPTFLQSMWFKALVIAAFALALWLLYVLRLRYETTRLRDRFEAQIAERNRIARDLHDTLLQGMQGMLLSFQALASRLPPDAPLRQQMERVLDRTQDTIREGRDRIHLLRDPEASTMDLAESLGRHAQELAAEHQLLCDITVPLPPRPLQSIVYEELRQIGREAITNACLHSRGTRVDIHLAYRDTGVVLTVRDDGVGIPEERMGVERHWGLTGMRERASLIGATFTISGLPGGGTEVKVGIGANEAYRKR, from the coding sequence GTGAGGCTGGATGAATTCAAACACAGCCGCTGGACCGCGGAAGACGGCGTGCCGCTGGGCATCTACGCCCTCGCCCAGACGCCGGACGGCTTCCTGTGGACCGGTAGCGACAGCGGCCTGCACCGCTTTGACGGCGTGCGTTTCGAGATGGTTCCGGCGCCCGCCAACGGCGCGCGCGTGGGCGATCCCGTCTCCGCCCTGATGGCCGCGCGCAACGGCGAGCTGTGGATCGGTTACCAGTCCGGCCGCATCGCCGTGCTGCGCGACGGCAAACTGATCGACCGCTCGACGCCCGCCAGCGACCGGTGGGTCCACTACTTCATGGAGGACCAGCGCGGCGCGGTGTGGACGGTGATCGGCAACACGAACCATCCGCTGATGCGCTACAGCGCGGGTCGCTGGGAAACCATCGGCGAGTCGTGGGGCCTGGAGCGTCCGTTCGCGTGGGGAATCGCCGAGAGCCGGGACGGACGCATCTGGGTTTCCGATCGGGCCAGGATGCTCGTGCTCGAGCCGGGCGAGCGCCGCTTCCGCGATTCGGGGATCGCGCGCGCGAAGGACGAGGACGAGGTGCTCGCGACCGACCGCTCCGGTCAGGTGTGGGAGTCCGGTCCCTTCGGCACGCGGCGCCTTCCGGCGTTGCCGCTCGCCGTCCGCGATACCGCGCCCTACCCCGCCATCGCGCCTCCGCCGGACGACTCGCTTCGCTACTACCTGTTCGATCGCCACGATGCGATCTGGGCCGTCACGTGGTCCGCCGGCCTGATGCGGATCGCCAGGCCCCACGACCTGTACCGCGGCAAGCAACCCGTGCACGAGTTCTTCAGCGCGAAGGACGGTCTTACCTCCGACCGCGCCCTGTCGGTGCTCGAAGACCGCGAAGGCAACATCTGGGTCGGAACCAGCGCCGGACTGGACCGCTTCACGCCGGCCAACATCCGCTCCACGGCGGGTGTCGCGCCCTACTCGTCGTACGGGTACATCCTGATGGCCGCGCGCGATGGCACCGTCTACGCGGCCGACTCGGACTCGCTGTATTCGATCTCCCCCCAGGGCACGACGACCCGTTTGCTGACGGACCTGAGGAATCCACAGGCCATCTGCGAGGACGCGACGGGAACCATCTGGTTCGCCACGAGCGATGCCTTCTATCGCGGCACGGGTGGCCGATTCGACGGGATACCCGTCGACAAGCGGCGCAATTTCCTCGACTGCGCGGCCACGCCCGACGGACGACTCTGGTTCAACCGCGCGCGCGGCGGCCTCACGCGTTACGAGAACGGCGAGTGGATCGAAAGCCTTCCCGACGGGCCGGACGGACCGCTCAAGGTCACCACGCTGATCTCCCACGGCGATGGCCTGCTCGCGCACGTACGTTCGCAGGGCCTGGTCTACATGGACCTTCCCGACACCAAGGTGCTGTGGAAGAAGGACGACATCCCCGGAAAGGAGATCACCCTGCTGCGGCCGGTCGGCGACGACGTGCTGGTGGGCACGACGGGCGGCATGGCCCGGCTGCGCAACGGCGCGATCACGCTGCTCCAGCGCAACGACCCGTGGCTGCAGGGCGTGGTCGGCATGGCCGACGACCGCCAGGGCCATACGTGGCTGCTGTCGCGTGCGGGCATCGCGCGCGTGTCGCGGGACGCGCTCCTGCGCAGCTTCGACGAGCCGGGCACGGCGCTGCCTGCGCAGCGCTTCGATTTCGACGACGGGCTGCGGGCGCCCGCGGTGACGGCGTATTCGAAGAACAGTGCGGCCGAAGGCGGCGACGGCGTGCTGCGCTTCCTCACCACCGATGCCATCGTGCAGGTGCAGCCCGATCGCCTCGTGCGCAACGGGTTGCCGCCGCCGGTGCGGATCACCGGCCTGGCGTTCGGTTCGCAGCGACTCCCCGATCCCGTGTCCGCGACGTTGCCGGCGGGCGCGTCGCGGATCGAGATCGACTACACCGCGTTGAGCCTGACGATCCCCAGCCGCGTCAGGTTCCGCTACCAGCTGGCCGGCGTGGACGAGGACTGGATCGACGCCGGAAACCGCCGCCAGGCGTTCTATACCAACCTCGCGCCGGGCGATTACACGTTCCGTGTCGTCGCGGCGAACAACGACGGCGTGTGGAACCCGCAGGGCGCGTCGGTGGATTTCACGGTGCCGCCGACCTTCCTCCAGTCGATGTGGTTCAAGGCGCTGGTCATCGCGGCGTTCGCGCTCGCGCTGTGGCTGCTCTACGTCCTGCGGCTGCGCTACGAAACCACGCGCCTGCGCGATCGCTTCGAGGCGCAGATCGCCGAACGCAACCGCATCGCGCGCGATCTGCACGACACCCTGCTGCAGGGCATGCAGGGCATGCTGCTGAGCTTCCAGGCGCTGGCGTCACGGCTGCCGCCCGATGCGCCGCTGCGCCAGCAGATGGAACGCGTGCTCGATCGCACGCAGGACACGATCCGCGAAGGGCGCGACCGCATCCACCTGCTGCGCGATCCGGAAGCGAGCACGATGGACCTGGCCGAATCCCTGGGCCGGCATGCGCAGGAACTCGCGGCTGAGCACCAGCTCCTGTGCGACATCACGGTGCCGCTGCCGCCGCGGCCGCTGCAGTCCATCGTCTACGAGGAACTCCGCCAGATCGGCCGTGAGGCGATCACCAACGCCTGCCTGCACTCGCGTGGCACGCGCGTGGACATCCACCTGGCCTACCGCGATACCGGCGTCGTCCTGACCGTCCGCGACGACGGTGTCGGCATTCCGGAAGAAAGGATGGGCGTGGAACGCCACTGGGGCCTGACCGGCATGCGCGAGCGCGCATCGCTGATCGGCGCCACGTTCACCATCAGCGGCCTTCCCGGCGGCGGCACCGAGGTGAAAGTCGGCATCGGCGCCAACGAGGCGTACCGCAAACGCTGA
- a CDS encoding lipocalin family protein, with translation MKRMTALAAGLLALCGCAHTAPTVPKVANVDLPRFMGDWYVIAHIPSFPERDAYNAIESYSLREDGRIQTHFRYRRGGFDAPVRTMHPVGTVRVGTGNAVWGMQFVWPIQAEYVISYLDPDYTLTIVARSKRDYAWIMARTPVIPEAAYADAVQRLRDMGYRTDELRKVPQRWPETASDAKATP, from the coding sequence ATGAAACGCATGACCGCTCTCGCCGCCGGGCTGCTCGCCCTGTGCGGTTGCGCGCACACCGCGCCGACGGTGCCGAAGGTGGCCAACGTGGACCTTCCGCGCTTCATGGGCGACTGGTACGTGATCGCGCACATCCCCTCGTTCCCCGAGCGCGACGCGTACAACGCCATCGAGTCCTACTCGCTGCGCGAAGACGGCCGCATCCAGACGCACTTCCGCTACCGGCGCGGCGGTTTCGATGCGCCGGTACGCACGATGCATCCCGTCGGCACGGTCCGCGTCGGCACGGGCAACGCCGTGTGGGGCATGCAGTTCGTCTGGCCGATCCAGGCCGAGTACGTCATCTCGTACCTCGATCCGGATTACACGCTGACGATCGTCGCGCGCAGCAAACGGGACTACGCCTGGATCATGGCGCGCACGCCCGTCATCCCGGAGGCCGCCTATGCCGACGCCGTGCAGCGCCTGCGCGACATGGGGTATCGCACGGACGAACTGCGCAAGGTGCCGCAGCGCTGGCCGGAAACCGCGAGCGATGCCAAGGCGACACCCTGA
- a CDS encoding SAM-dependent methyltransferase: protein MHAVPDLPAPGLLGMAERGLLPDAAIRFGIRRLCDQRLRDERDGGIEAQSRRMTQRLSMLRHSPVAVHADAANRQHYELPPAFFQACLGARLKYSCCYYPTGRETLDEAEEAMLELYAERARLADGLDILELGCGWGSLTLWMAQRYRRSRITAVSNSHGQREYLLARCRELGLTNVRVVTCDANRLELDGASFDRCLSIEMFEHMRNYDVLMRRIARWLRAGGSLFVHIFCHRTLLYPFEVDGKDDWMGRHFFTGGLMPAADTLLHFQQALRLDERWILGGEHYARTANHWLANHDARGDAVMAPLRDAYGEAATLWNQRWRMFWMACAELFGYRGGEEWQVAHYRFARED, encoded by the coding sequence ATGCACGCCGTCCCCGACCTGCCCGCGCCCGGCCTGCTGGGCATGGCCGAGCGCGGTCTACTGCCCGACGCCGCGATCCGCTTCGGAATCCGCCGCCTGTGCGACCAACGCCTGCGCGACGAGCGCGACGGCGGCATCGAGGCGCAATCGCGGCGGATGACGCAGCGCCTGTCGATGCTGCGCCACAGCCCGGTCGCCGTTCACGCCGACGCGGCCAACCGCCAGCATTACGAACTGCCGCCCGCGTTCTTCCAGGCGTGCCTCGGCGCGCGCCTCAAGTATTCGTGCTGCTACTACCCCACGGGCCGCGAGACGCTCGACGAAGCCGAGGAGGCGATGCTCGAGCTTTACGCCGAACGTGCGCGCCTGGCCGACGGGCTCGACATCCTCGAACTGGGCTGCGGCTGGGGTTCGCTCACGCTGTGGATGGCGCAGCGCTACCGGCGCTCGCGCATCACCGCGGTGTCGAACTCGCACGGGCAGCGCGAGTACCTCCTCGCGCGGTGCCGCGAACTGGGCCTGACCAACGTCCGCGTGGTCACCTGCGATGCGAACCGGCTCGAACTGGATGGCGCGTCGTTCGATCGCTGCCTGTCGATCGAAATGTTCGAGCACATGCGCAACTACGACGTGCTGATGCGGCGCATCGCGCGATGGCTGCGCGCCGGCGGCAGCCTCTTCGTGCACATCTTCTGCCACCGCACCCTGCTCTACCCGTTCGAGGTCGACGGCAAGGACGACTGGATGGGCCGGCACTTCTTCACCGGCGGCCTGATGCCGGCGGCCGATACGCTGCTGCATTTCCAGCAGGCGTTGCGACTGGACGAACGCTGGATCCTCGGCGGCGAGCATTACGCGCGCACCGCGAACCACTGGCTTGCGAACCACGATGCGCGAGGCGATGCCGTCATGGCCCCGCTGCGCGACGCATACGGCGAGGCGGCGACGCTGTGGAACCAGCGCTGGCGCATGTTCTGGATGGCGTGCGCGGAGCTGTTCGGGTATCGCGGCGGCGAGGAATGGCAGGTCGCCCACTACCGGTTCGCGCGGGAGGACTGA